Proteins found in one Aspergillus chevalieri M1 DNA, chromosome 2, nearly complete sequence genomic segment:
- a CDS encoding electron-transferring-flavoprotein dehydrogenase (BUSCO:EOG092619EA;~COG:C;~EggNog:ENOG410PFF4;~InterPro:IPR040156,IPR036188,IPR017896;~PFAM:PF13450,PF05187;~SMCOG1119:halogenase;~antiSMASH:Cluster_2.2;~go_function: GO:0004174 - electron-transferring-flavoprotein dehydrogenase activity [Evidence IEA];~go_process: GO:0022900 - electron transport chain [Evidence IEA]), whose product MASRGAVLPLLRRELQCSPRITRAFSSFSTIARPARAPKSNTLTSRRSIRHTALLQGQHQIRAFSQSISRKLTDEEGRFDPRQVERESDEVDVCIVGGGPAGLSAAIRLKQLANEAGNEEFRVILLEKAGELGAHIVSGNVLEPTAIDELLPDWLSEDNPSRFEGATPAGDDKMRFLTKNSSFPIPAPPQMNNHGNYIVSLSQLTKWLGERAEEIGVEVYPGFAASEIVYNHDGSVKGVATNDLGVGRDGKAKDSFERGMEFHARVTLLGEGCHGSLTKQVIKTFDLRRDSQPQTYGLGVKEVWEVQPEKFRPGEIVHSMGYPLPSDTYGGSWMYHFGDNMVSIGLVVGLDYPNPYLSPYGEFQKLKHHPLFKEVLEGGKCISYGARALNEGGFQSIPKCAFPGGALIGDSAGFLNVPKIKGTHTSMKSGMLAAEATYSALQGETPGTVFLFDYESALRNSWIWKELHAVRNMRPSFSTPLGLYGGIMYSGLEAYVLRGKGPWTLKHHSTDAAATKEASQCQKIEYPKPDGVLSFDIMTSVSRTGTNHEEDQPVHLQVKDWDKHKDVAWPKYKGVENRFCPAGVYEYVEDPSKEHGVRFQINAQNCIHCKTCDIKVPTQDINWQTPQGGEGPKYSLT is encoded by the exons ATGGCGTCAAGAGGTGCTGTCCTCCCTCTATTGAGGAGAGAATTACAATGCTCCCCTCGAATCACCAGAGCTTTCTCGTCCTTCTCAACAATCGCGCGCCCTGCTCGAGCTCCGAAATCGAATACTCTCACTTCTAGACGGTCGATCCGTCATACCGCCCTCCTGCAGGGACAGCATCAGATTCGAGCCTTTTCGCAATCGATATCAAGAAAGCTTACAGATGAGGAGGGCCGTTTTGATCCTCGCCAGGTGGAACGGGAGTCGGATGAGGTCGACGTTTGCATTGTTGGTGGCG GCCCCGCCGGCCTCTCAGCGGCAATTCGATTGAAGCAATTGGCAAATGAAGCTGGAAATGAGGAATTCCGGGTAATTCTACTAGAGAAAGCAGGAGAATTAGGCGCACATATCGTTTCCGGCAACGTTCTCGAACCCACCGCAATCGATGAATTATTACCAGACTGGTTGTCGGAGGACAACCCTTCGCGTTTTGAAGGTGCGACACCGGCTGGGGATGACAAGATGCGGTTCCTGACCAAGAATTCTTCATTCCCGATTCCGGCGCCCCCACAGATGAACAACCACGGCAACTACATCGTTAGCTTGAGTCAGCTGACCAAGTGGCTCGGTGAGCGGGCAGAGGAGATTGGCGTGGAGGTCTACCCTGGATTCGCTGCCAGTGAGATTGTCTACAACCATGACGGATCGGTGAAGGGTGTCGCAACGAACGATCTTGGTGTGGGTCGCGACGGAAAGGCCAAGGACTCGTTTGAGCGGGGAATGGAATTCCATGCGCGCGTTACGCTGCTTGGTGAGGGTTGCCACGGAAGCTTGACGAAgcaggtcatcaagacgttCGATCTCCGGCGCGACAGCCAGCCGCAGACGTATGGTCTGGGTGTGAAAGAAGTTTGGGAGGTTCAACCAGAGAAGTTCCGACCGGGTGAGATCGTGCATTCCATGGGATACCCGCTCCCCTCGGACACCTACGGTGGGTCGTGGATGTACCACTTTGGTGACAACATGGTCAGCATTGGGTTGGTTGTTGGACTCGACTACCCGAACCCGTATCTGTCGCCCTACGGTGAATTCCAGAAACTCAAGCACCACCCGCTTTTCAAGGAAGTTCTGGAAGGCGGAAAGTGCATCTCGTACGGCGCCAGAGCTTTGAACGAGGGCGGTTTCCAGTCGATACCCAAGTGCGCTTTCCCCGGTGGTGCTCTTATCGGTGATTCGGCTGGATTCTTGAACGTTCCCAAGATCAAGGGTACCCATACGTCCATGAAGTCGGGCATGTTGGCGGCAGAGGCAACCTACTCGGCCCTACAGGGCGAGACGCCTGGCACCGTGTTCCTCTTCGACTACGAATCCGCGCTTCGGAATTCGTGGATCTGGAAGGAGCTGCATGCAGTGCGTAACATGCGTCCGTCGTTCAGCACCCCGCTCGGTCTCTACGGAGGTATCATGTACTCTGGTCTAGAAGCCTACGTTCTCCGTGGTAAAGGACCCTGGACCCTTAAGCACCACAGCACCGACGCTGCCGCCACCAAGGAGGCATCGCAATGCCAGAAAATCGAATACCCCAAACCCGACGGCGTTCTCAGCTTCGACATCATGACCAGCGTCAGCCGGACCGGAACCAACCACGAGGAAGACCAACCGGTGCATCTGCAAGTGAAGGACTGGGATAAGCACAAGGATGTCGCGTGGCCCAAGTACAAGGGAGTCGAGAACCGGTTCTGTCCTGCCGGTGTGTATGAATACGTTGAGGACCCGAGCAAGGAGCACGGTGTGCGGTTCCAGATCAACGCGCAAAA CTGCATCCACTGCAAGACTTGCGACATCAAGGTGCCGACACAGGACATTAACTGGCAGACGCCTCAAGGTGGTGAGGGACCGAAATACTCATTGACATAG